In the genome of Hyphomonas sp. Mor2, one region contains:
- a CDS encoding amidohydrolase family protein: MKRTLSAIAALTCALHAPALAQASQTLLENASVIDVESGNVTRGQNVLVEDGKIAAIGSRVRANEDAERIDLGGAFLLPGLTDSHVHLTSRADRHGLRRLIVSTPRAAISGVANSKITLEAGFTTVRNLGAPGYADIDLRKAIDEGEIIGPRIVGAGQAISITGGHCGDATSLPFEDQVKGRAADGPWAARQKVRENKKYGADVIKFCATGGVLSPNTTINAQQFTLEEMKAITDEAKALDLKVAVHAHGPRGIQSALDAGVDSIEHASMITDASLAQAVAQGTYLSMDVYVSDYILSEGEAAGILEEWLAKERQVGRFQRERFKAAVEAGANIAFGTDAGVYPHGTNARQFAKMVEWGMTPLQAIQASTIGNADLFGMSDEIGTITVGKFADLIAVPENPLSDVSVLEHVDFVMKGGAVYKNELDD; the protein is encoded by the coding sequence ATGAAACGTACCCTTAGCGCCATTGCGGCCCTGACCTGCGCCCTGCACGCGCCTGCGTTGGCGCAGGCTTCACAGACCCTTCTTGAGAACGCCTCCGTGATCGACGTTGAATCAGGCAATGTCACGCGCGGCCAGAATGTGCTGGTCGAGGACGGCAAGATCGCCGCCATCGGCTCACGCGTTCGCGCAAATGAAGATGCTGAGCGTATCGACCTCGGCGGCGCGTTTCTGCTGCCCGGCCTCACTGACAGTCATGTTCACCTGACCAGCCGGGCCGACAGACATGGTCTGCGCCGCTTGATTGTTTCGACCCCGCGTGCCGCGATTAGCGGGGTCGCCAATTCCAAGATTACGCTCGAAGCCGGCTTCACAACCGTCCGCAATCTTGGCGCTCCTGGATATGCGGATATCGATCTGCGCAAGGCTATCGATGAGGGTGAAATTATCGGCCCGCGCATTGTCGGCGCTGGACAGGCTATTTCCATTACTGGCGGTCATTGCGGCGATGCAACCTCGCTGCCCTTTGAAGACCAGGTCAAGGGCCGCGCCGCTGACGGCCCCTGGGCCGCGCGCCAGAAAGTACGCGAAAACAAGAAATACGGCGCCGACGTCATCAAATTCTGCGCCACCGGCGGCGTCCTGTCGCCGAATACGACGATCAATGCCCAACAATTCACGCTGGAAGAAATGAAAGCGATCACCGATGAAGCCAAAGCGCTCGACCTGAAAGTGGCGGTCCACGCGCACGGGCCGCGCGGGATTCAGTCAGCGCTCGATGCGGGCGTCGACTCGATCGAGCACGCCAGCATGATCACCGATGCGAGCCTCGCCCAGGCCGTGGCCCAGGGAACGTATCTGTCGATGGATGTCTATGTGTCAGATTATATCCTGTCAGAGGGCGAAGCGGCCGGTATTCTCGAAGAGTGGCTCGCCAAGGAGCGCCAGGTCGGCCGCTTCCAGCGCGAGCGGTTCAAAGCGGCGGTCGAGGCTGGTGCCAACATCGCTTTCGGCACTGATGCCGGGGTCTACCCGCATGGCACGAATGCCCGCCAGTTCGCAAAGATGGTTGAGTGGGGAATGACGCCGCTACAGGCCATCCAGGCCTCTACGATTGGCAACGCGGATCTATTCGGCATGTCAGACGAGATTGGTACGATCACGGTCGGTAAGTTCGCCGACCTGATCGCGGTTCCCGAGAATCCGCTGAGTGACGTCTCCGTCCTGGAACATGTTGACTTCGTGATGAAAGGCGGCGCGGTCTACAAGAACGAACTGGACGACTGA